A window of the Cystobacter fuscus genome harbors these coding sequences:
- a CDS encoding Rpn family recombination-promoting nuclease/putative transposase — protein sequence MLKAPCAMPGPHDLFARYTFGRPERAEAELRAVLPAHVVSAVDWSTLRLEPGSVVDPELRETESDLLFTARLRSGRPLLLYVLLEHQSTVDKWMALRMLRYVVRQVERWRQEHPERSGLPVILPLVMYHGPEGAWSAPRRVEDLFELPGESEEERAHWRAWVPRFEYLLDDLTAEREEALKARPGPALARLAWLVLRYGRTGELARKLPEWVGLFAQVQAAPEGAEHLRVVIRYLLWTGDKAVHNVTGQVLHSVLDEQRAEELMRSYGEELIEQGRQQGLAQGLSRGRAEGILRLLAFRRIHVEEAARQRILDCTDVDTLDHWFDRALQATTLSEVLDSGAHASRRTDS from the coding sequence ATGCTGAAGGCGCCGTGCGCCATGCCCGGTCCTCATGACCTCTTCGCCCGCTATACCTTTGGCCGCCCCGAGCGAGCGGAGGCCGAGCTGCGTGCCGTCCTCCCCGCCCACGTCGTCTCCGCCGTGGACTGGTCGACTCTGCGCCTGGAGCCCGGCAGCGTGGTGGACCCGGAACTGCGCGAGACCGAGAGCGACCTGCTCTTCACCGCCCGCCTGCGCTCGGGCCGCCCGCTGCTGCTGTACGTGCTGCTCGAACATCAATCCACCGTGGACAAGTGGATGGCGCTGAGAATGCTGCGCTACGTGGTGCGTCAGGTGGAGCGCTGGCGCCAGGAGCACCCGGAGCGCTCGGGGTTGCCCGTCATCCTCCCGCTGGTGATGTACCACGGGCCCGAGGGGGCCTGGAGCGCGCCGCGGCGGGTGGAGGACCTGTTCGAGCTGCCGGGGGAGAGCGAGGAGGAGCGGGCGCACTGGCGAGCGTGGGTGCCGCGCTTCGAGTACCTGCTCGATGACCTGACAGCCGAACGGGAAGAGGCGTTGAAAGCACGACCCGGGCCTGCGCTGGCCCGGCTGGCGTGGTTGGTGCTGCGCTACGGGCGTACCGGAGAACTGGCGCGCAAGCTACCCGAGTGGGTGGGCCTCTTCGCCCAGGTCCAGGCAGCACCAGAGGGGGCCGAACATCTGCGAGTGGTCATCCGTTACCTGCTGTGGACCGGGGACAAGGCCGTCCACAACGTTACAGGTCAGGTGCTACATTCAGTCCTGGACGAGCAACGCGCGGAGGAGTTGATGCGGAGCTATGGCGAGGAACTCATCGAGCAGGGACGTCAACAGGGCCTGGCGCAGGGCCTGAGCCGAGGACGTGCCGAGGGCATCCTGCGGCTTCTCGCCTTCCGGCGGATTCACGTGGAGGAAGCAGCCCGGCAGCGCATCCTCGACTGCACGGACGTGGACACGCTCGACCACTGGTTCGACCGGGCCCTCCAGGCCACCACTCTCTCCGAGGTGCTGGACAGCGGGGCACACGCCTCTCGGCGAACGGACTCGTGA
- a CDS encoding immunity 26/phosphotriesterase HocA family protein has translation MSRLYKPGSFLRIPLADGSLGYGRVLKLPHDAYYNYRTETPDSDLERIASQPILFKISVRHMKERGWELIGWRRLEEQFSQPIVQFMQDIGNFRDCTIFDTAGNSRRAEPQECIGLECAAVWEEENVEERLLDTFMGRPSASVEHLKVRLN, from the coding sequence ATGTCTCGCCTTTACAAGCCCGGATCGTTTTTGAGAATTCCCCTCGCTGACGGCTCTTTGGGCTATGGCCGGGTGCTGAAGCTGCCGCATGACGCCTATTACAATTACAGGACCGAGACTCCGGATTCCGACCTGGAGCGTATCGCCTCCCAGCCCATTCTCTTCAAGATTTCTGTCCGCCACATGAAGGAGAGAGGGTGGGAGCTCATCGGATGGAGGCGGCTGGAAGAGCAATTCTCCCAACCGATCGTTCAGTTCATGCAGGACATTGGAAACTTCCGCGACTGCACGATCTTTGACACCGCTGGTAATTCGAGGCGTGCAGAGCCCCAAGAATGCATCGGGCTTGAGTGCGCAGCCGTTTGGGAAGAGGAGAACGTCGAAGAGCGCCTGCTCGACACCTTCATGGGGCGGCCCAGCGCTTCGGTGGAGCACCTGAAGGTGCGCCTGAACTAG
- a CDS encoding aldo/keto reductase, with protein MEYRRLGGSGFKVPVLSLGTGTFGGANEFFKGFGNSGVAEATRLVDISLEAGLTMFDSADAYSNGLAEEILGQAIKGRRDRVIVSTKGTFRVGPGANDVGSSRFHLIRTVEGSLKRLGTDYIDIYQLHGFDASTPVEETLSCLDDLVRAGKIRYIGCSNFSGWHLMKSLAVSEKYGWARYVAHQAYYSLIGRSYEWELMPLGLDQGVGAIVWSPLGWGRLTGKIRRGQPLPETSRMRSEATVQGGPPVEDEYLYRVVDALDEVAKETGKTVPQIAINWLLQRPTVSNVIIGARNEEQLRQNLAAVGWNLTPEQVARLDAASATTLAYPYFHQRGFTERNPPPVR; from the coding sequence ATGGAATACAGACGGTTGGGTGGTTCAGGCTTCAAGGTCCCCGTGTTGAGCCTGGGGACGGGGACGTTTGGTGGGGCCAACGAGTTCTTCAAGGGCTTTGGCAATTCCGGGGTCGCGGAGGCCACGCGGCTGGTGGACATCTCGCTCGAGGCGGGACTCACCATGTTCGACTCGGCCGACGCCTACTCCAATGGCCTCGCGGAGGAGATTCTGGGGCAGGCCATCAAGGGCCGCCGCGACCGGGTCATCGTCTCGACGAAGGGCACGTTCCGCGTGGGCCCGGGCGCCAACGACGTGGGCTCCTCGCGCTTCCACCTCATCCGCACCGTCGAGGGCAGCCTCAAGCGGCTGGGTACCGACTACATCGACATCTACCAGTTGCACGGCTTCGATGCCTCCACGCCCGTGGAGGAGACGCTGAGCTGCCTGGATGACCTCGTGCGCGCGGGGAAGATCCGCTACATCGGCTGCTCGAACTTCTCGGGCTGGCACCTGATGAAGTCACTGGCCGTGTCCGAGAAGTACGGCTGGGCGCGCTACGTGGCGCACCAGGCGTACTACTCGCTCATCGGGCGCAGCTACGAGTGGGAGCTGATGCCGCTGGGGCTCGACCAGGGGGTGGGCGCCATCGTCTGGAGTCCGCTGGGGTGGGGCCGGCTGACGGGGAAGATCCGCCGGGGCCAGCCGTTGCCGGAGACCAGCCGCATGCGCTCGGAGGCGACGGTGCAGGGAGGCCCGCCGGTGGAGGACGAGTACCTCTACCGGGTCGTGGATGCGCTGGACGAGGTGGCGAAGGAAACGGGCAAGACGGTGCCACAGATTGCCATCAACTGGCTGTTGCAGCGGCCGACGGTGTCCAACGTCATCATCGGGGCGCGCAACGAGGAGCAGTTGCGGCAGAACCTGGCGGCGGTGGGCTGGAACCTGACGCCCGAGCAGGTGGCGCGTCTGGACGCCGCGAGCGCCACGACGCTGGCCTACCCCTACTTCCACCAGCGCGGCTTCACCGAGCGCAATCCGCCCCCGGTGCGCTGA